The nucleotide sequence GCCTGGTGGCGGTCGGCGTGATCTTCAACCGGGTGGCGGGGAAGGACTCGAGCGCCGGCGTCGCCAGCGCGTCGCCGTCGCCGACCGCGCAGGTGAGCGCCACCCCGGTGCCGACTCCCTCGTCGACCCCCGCGCCCGCGACCATCGCCTACGCCGACTGCTCGAAGGCGAGCTTCGGGCCGCCGCTGGCCCCGTTCAACTCTCCCCCCACCGACCTGCACATCTACGCCGCCGCCCCGGTCTCGCAGATCGACACCACCAGGCTCTATGAGGCGACCATCACCACCCCGCGGGGGAGGATCGTGCTCTGCCTGCAGCCCGCGCTCGCACCCAACACCGTGAACAACTTCGTCGCCCTGGCCCGCAACCACTTCTACGACGGCCTCACCTTCCACC is from Candidatus Dormiibacterota bacterium and encodes:
- a CDS encoding peptidylprolyl isomerase, with protein sequence MSVGSPTPRSRTALAVAVLAAVVAGLVAVGVIFNRVAGKDSSAGVASASPSPTAQVSATPVPTPSSTPAPATIAYADCSKASFGPPLAPFNSPPTDLHIYAAAPVSQIDTTRLYEATITTPRGRIVLCLQPALAPNTVNNFVALARNHFYDGLTFHRVEPNFVIQGGDPKHDGTGGPGYSFADEPVHNLYVDGAVAMANANSGPNTNGSQFFICTGTQCSTLQPQYNLFGKVQSGLDIAKLTQKGDVMAISVAEQK